One Halalkalicoccus sp. NIPERK01 DNA window includes the following coding sequences:
- a CDS encoding DUF460 domain-containing protein, translating to MSARTSALDTLIFGVDIQSGDVRGDAPSYAVVAFDGEHVDRDVVSYRKLCRLIEREKPDILATDNVYELAADKDALVGLLRDLPSGTTLVQVTGAERPEPLSRVASRHGVPYGKKPMKEAEAAARLAAGNVGHEVRAFTNTTRIKVSRGRSTGKGGWSADRYTRRIHGAVKKRSREIESELKGAGLDYEVNPTEKYGGYSKAVFVVKAEPGEIPVSTGRAGDVRVEMERERTDGIEFEPLAKRRDYVLVGIDPGTTTAVAIVGIDGGVLDVLSTRTADTAAVIEWIVERGRPFLVAADVRPMPNTVEKIRRSFDAASWIPGTDLPVDEKQHRTRNEGYDNDHERDAIAAALFAHDDHAEQFERVARKTPARIDTGEVIARVVGGESVEAVLDSHREDESDDEEATAHAQPERSPEQKRIADLERQVDRLKAHVSDLKDTVEERDERIDDLEADLTERRSEERKEVRRKREITRLERETDRLERERDEAREERDALSEKLDRLKELWKLDHSNFADVEGEERDLVPVKPIEKFTLDAIEAAEEAYGLSKGDVILLRDASGAGPRTAERLAAVSPRVVLKNGGLSESADEVLFEEGIPVGAASEVAIREVDELAVARESEVEAVVEGWHERAEQRRRERNASMVDQLISEHRAESR from the coding sequence GTGAGTGCGCGAACGAGTGCCCTCGATACGCTGATTTTCGGCGTCGACATCCAGAGCGGCGACGTCCGGGGCGACGCACCCTCGTACGCCGTCGTCGCGTTCGATGGCGAACACGTCGATCGTGACGTGGTCTCCTACCGGAAGCTCTGCCGGCTGATCGAGCGCGAGAAACCGGACATCCTCGCGACCGACAACGTCTACGAACTCGCTGCCGACAAGGACGCCCTCGTGGGCCTCCTCCGGGACCTGCCGAGCGGGACGACACTGGTGCAGGTCACCGGTGCCGAGCGACCCGAACCCCTCTCGCGGGTGGCCTCGCGCCACGGCGTCCCCTACGGGAAGAAGCCGATGAAGGAGGCCGAGGCCGCCGCCCGACTCGCGGCGGGCAACGTCGGCCACGAGGTCAGGGCCTTCACCAACACCACCCGGATCAAGGTCTCGCGTGGCCGCTCGACCGGCAAGGGGGGCTGGAGCGCCGACCGCTACACCCGCCGGATCCACGGCGCGGTGAAGAAGCGCTCGCGCGAGATCGAATCGGAGCTCAAGGGGGCGGGCCTCGACTACGAGGTGAACCCGACCGAGAAGTACGGCGGCTACTCGAAGGCCGTCTTCGTCGTCAAGGCCGAACCGGGCGAGATCCCGGTCTCGACGGGGCGGGCCGGCGACGTCCGCGTCGAGATGGAGCGCGAACGGACCGACGGAATCGAGTTCGAACCGCTCGCGAAACGCCGCGATTACGTGCTCGTCGGGATCGATCCCGGTACGACGACGGCCGTTGCCATCGTCGGCATCGACGGGGGGGTCCTCGACGTGCTCTCGACGCGAACCGCCGACACCGCCGCGGTCATCGAGTGGATCGTCGAGCGCGGCCGGCCCTTCCTCGTCGCGGCGGACGTCCGGCCGATGCCCAACACCGTCGAGAAGATCCGCCGGAGCTTCGACGCGGCGAGTTGGATCCCCGGGACGGACCTGCCGGTCGACGAGAAACAACACCGCACTCGAAACGAGGGCTACGACAACGACCACGAGCGCGACGCGATCGCGGCGGCGCTGTTCGCCCACGACGACCACGCGGAGCAGTTCGAGCGGGTCGCACGGAAGACACCTGCACGAATCGATACCGGCGAGGTGATCGCCCGCGTCGTCGGCGGCGAGAGCGTCGAGGCGGTCCTCGACTCCCACCGGGAGGACGAGAGCGACGACGAGGAGGCCACCGCCCACGCCCAACCCGAGCGGAGCCCCGAGCAAAAGCGCATCGCGGACCTCGAACGGCAGGTCGACCGGCTCAAGGCCCACGTGAGCGACCTGAAGGACACCGTCGAGGAGCGCGACGAACGGATCGACGACCTCGAAGCCGACCTCACCGAGCGCCGCAGCGAGGAGCGAAAGGAGGTCCGGCGGAAACGCGAGATCACGCGCCTCGAACGCGAGACCGACCGCCTCGAGCGCGAGCGCGACGAGGCCCGCGAGGAACGCGACGCGCTTTCGGAGAAGCTCGACCGGCTCAAGGAGCTCTGGAAGCTCGATCACTCGAACTTCGCGGATGTCGAGGGCGAGGAGCGCGATCTGGTCCCCGTAAAGCCGATCGAGAAGTTCACCCTCGACGCGATCGAGGCCGCCGAGGAGGCCTACGGCCTCTCGAAGGGCGACGTAATCTTGCTTCGGGACGCGAGCGGCGCGGGACCGCGAACCGCGGAGCGCCTCGCCGCGGTCTCCCCGCGGGTCGTCCTCAAGAACGGCGGCCTCTCCGAGAGCGCCGACGAGGTCCTCTTCGAGGAGGGGATTCCCGTAGGAGCCGCGAGCGAGGTGGCGATCCGGGAGGTCGACGAACTCGCCGTCGCCCGCGAGAGCGAGGTCGAGGCGGTCGTCGAGGGCTGGCACGAACGGGCCGAGCAGCGCCGGCGCGAGCGGAACGCCTCGATGGTCGATCAGCTCATCAGCGAACACCGCGCCGAGAGCCGCTGA
- the rnz gene encoding ribonuclease Z, with product MTLRVTFLGTSGAVPTAQRNPSAIHVNREGEELLFDCGEGTQRQMMRFRTGFSISAIFLTHVHGDHVLGLPGLLQTLDFNDRAEPLAIHTPRGTRHTVEDLVGALDTRLGYPVEVREVAPGEVVHKREEYEIRAFRTEHRTRSVGYALVEADRKGRFDRERAEALGVPVGPKFSALHSGESVELDDGTVIDPEQVVGPPRSGRKVVYTGDTRPSEAVREVADRADLLIHDATFGDDWAGRARETGHATAREAGELAAGAGVKRLALTHVSSRYAGDASRLAREAREECEGAFVAEDGMEIEVSFPD from the coding sequence ATGACCTTACGCGTGACCTTTCTGGGAACCAGCGGCGCGGTTCCCACCGCCCAGCGGAACCCGAGCGCGATCCACGTCAACCGCGAGGGCGAGGAGTTGCTCTTCGACTGCGGGGAGGGCACCCAGCGCCAGATGATGCGCTTTCGGACGGGGTTCTCGATCTCGGCGATCTTCCTCACCCATGTCCACGGCGATCACGTCCTCGGGCTGCCGGGACTCCTCCAGACGCTCGATTTCAACGACCGGGCCGAGCCGCTCGCCATTCATACCCCTCGTGGGACCCGCCATACGGTCGAGGACCTGGTGGGCGCGCTCGACACCCGCCTGGGCTACCCCGTCGAGGTCCGCGAGGTCGCCCCCGGCGAGGTCGTTCACAAACGCGAGGAGTACGAGATTCGGGCGTTCCGCACCGAACACCGCACCCGGTCGGTGGGCTACGCGCTCGTCGAGGCCGATCGGAAGGGCCGGTTCGACCGCGAGCGCGCCGAGGCGTTGGGCGTGCCCGTCGGCCCGAAGTTCAGCGCGCTGCACTCCGGGGAATCGGTCGAACTCGACGACGGCACCGTGATCGATCCCGAACAGGTCGTCGGCCCGCCGCGGTCGGGCCGCAAGGTGGTCTACACGGGCGACACTCGCCCGAGCGAGGCGGTCCGCGAGGTCGCCGATCGCGCGGACCTGCTGATCCACGACGCGACGTTCGGCGACGACTGGGCGGGTCGCGCCCGCGAGACGGGCCACGCGACCGCGCGCGAGGCCGGCGAACTCGCCGCAGGCGCCGGTGTGAAACGGCTCGCGCTGACGCACGTCTCCTCGCGGTACGCGGGCGACGCCTCCCGACTCGCCCGCGAGGCGCGCGAGGAGTGCGAAGGGGCGTTCGTCGCCGAGGACGGGATGGAGATCGAGGTCTCGTTCCCCGATTAG
- the eif1A gene encoding translation initiation factor eIF-1A, whose product MSDDGNGGRNDLRMPDEGEVFATVTEMLGANRIKVRCADGRERTARIPGRMRKRIWIRENDVVLVEPWDWQDEKADVTWRYEKGEADQLRREGHIQ is encoded by the coding sequence ATGAGCGACGACGGCAACGGGGGACGAAACGACCTCCGGATGCCCGACGAGGGCGAGGTGTTCGCCACGGTAACGGAGATGCTCGGCGCGAACAGGATCAAGGTCCGGTGTGCCGACGGACGGGAGCGAACCGCACGGATCCCCGGCCGGATGCGAAAGCGGATCTGGATCCGCGAGAACGACGTCGTGCTCGTCGAGCCGTGGGACTGGCAGGACGAGAAGGCCGACGTGACCTGGCGCTACGAGAAGGGCGAGGCCGACCAGCTCCGGCGCGAAGGCCACATCCAGTGA
- a CDS encoding HpcH/HpaI aldolase/citrate lyase family protein, producing MTPDPDAGDDRVRRNSLRATVEDGGVALGVLDDLYSPEMVEIYGELGFDFVWHDLEHAGPSPRDADALAGLLRAAELTGTELLVRVPSPDPATIRKALDTGVRNLFVSHVESAEEVRAAVEAARFEYDGEPGKRGFANPRASRWGRTKDYVEVEDRETMVGVTVEEPTAVERIDEILDVPELGFIFVGPLDLAVATGHPGEIDHPEVEEAVETVVSAAREADVAIGGLGFGEEDVAEKIDEGYQILHTGSTTAAAAGALESWPERFGDR from the coding sequence ATGACACCCGATCCCGACGCCGGCGACGACCGCGTGCGACGGAACTCCCTCCGGGCCACCGTCGAGGACGGCGGCGTCGCGCTGGGGGTGCTCGACGACCTCTACAGTCCGGAAATGGTCGAGATCTACGGCGAGTTGGGCTTCGACTTCGTCTGGCACGACCTCGAACACGCCGGCCCATCGCCCCGCGACGCCGACGCGCTCGCGGGCCTGCTCCGGGCCGCGGAACTCACGGGGACCGAACTCCTCGTCCGGGTCCCCTCGCCGGACCCGGCGACGATCCGCAAGGCGCTCGACACAGGGGTGAGAAACCTGTTCGTCTCACACGTCGAATCCGCCGAGGAGGTCCGAGCGGCGGTCGAGGCGGCCCGCTTCGAGTACGACGGCGAGCCCGGCAAGCGGGGCTTCGCGAACCCGCGTGCGAGCCGGTGGGGCCGGACGAAGGACTACGTCGAAGTCGAGGACCGCGAGACGATGGTCGGCGTCACGGTCGAGGAGCCGACGGCCGTCGAGCGGATCGACGAGATCCTCGACGTCCCCGAACTGGGGTTCATCTTCGTCGGCCCGCTCGACCTGGCGGTGGCGACGGGCCACCCGGGCGAGATCGACCACCCCGAGGTCGAGGAGGCCGTCGAGACGGTCGTCTCGGCCGCCCGCGAGGCCGACGTCGCGATCGGTGGCCTCGGCTTCGGCGAGGAGGACGTCGCCGAGAAGATCGATGAGGGCTACCAGATCCTGCACACGGGCTCGACGACCGCCGCCGCGGCGGGCGCGCTCGAATCGTGGCCCGAGCGGTTCGGCGACCGGTGA
- the rio1 gene encoding serine/threonine-protein kinase Rio1, which yields MSNTEGEFGLLDPEGAEGVGDEWEEIDVSDTEADRVARKRDREFDQFRKRIKDADQFKVEASVFDDATLGALYQLVQHGHIRAFGGPISTGKEANVYEALGEDEQVAVKVYRINASDFRDMREYLIGDPRFEELGGDKKRVVLAWTRKEYANLERARKAGVRVPTPIAVERNVLVMEYIATDGERAKRLNEVRIENPETAYNVVREYMHRLNEAGLIHGDLSEYNIVFHDGQLVFLDMGQAVTVHHPNSEAFLRRDCENVANFFARQGLETDADDLYAFVTGEP from the coding sequence ATGAGCAACACGGAGGGCGAGTTCGGGCTGCTCGATCCCGAGGGCGCGGAGGGCGTCGGCGACGAGTGGGAGGAGATCGACGTCTCGGACACCGAGGCCGACCGCGTCGCCCGAAAACGCGACCGGGAGTTCGACCAGTTCAGAAAGCGCATCAAGGACGCGGACCAGTTCAAGGTCGAGGCGTCGGTGTTCGACGACGCCACCCTGGGGGCGCTCTATCAGCTGGTCCAACACGGCCACATCCGGGCGTTCGGCGGGCCGATCTCGACGGGCAAGGAGGCGAACGTCTACGAGGCGCTGGGCGAGGACGAACAGGTCGCGGTGAAGGTCTACCGGATCAACGCCAGCGACTTCCGGGACATGCGCGAGTACCTCATCGGCGACCCCCGGTTCGAGGAACTCGGCGGCGACAAGAAGCGGGTGGTGCTGGCGTGGACCCGAAAGGAGTACGCCAACTTGGAGCGCGCCCGCAAGGCGGGCGTCAGGGTGCCGACGCCGATCGCCGTCGAGCGAAACGTGCTGGTGATGGAGTACATCGCGACCGACGGCGAGCGCGCGAAGCGGCTCAACGAGGTCAGGATAGAGAACCCCGAAACCGCGTACAACGTCGTCCGGGAGTACATGCACCGGCTCAACGAAGCGGGACTGATCCACGGCGACCTCTCGGAGTACAACATCGTCTTCCACGACGGCCAACTCGTCTTCCTCGACATGGGCCAGGCCGTCACCGTCCACCACCCCAACTCGGAGGCGTTCCTCCGGCGGGACTGTGAGAACGTCGCGAACTTCTTCGCCCGACAGGGCCTCGAAACCGACGCGGACGACCTCTACGCGTTCGTCACCGGCGAGCCGTAG
- a CDS encoding pre-rRNA-processing protein PNO1, whose translation MNHVKIPQDRVGALIGAGGETLREIEERAEVRLDVDSENGAVQVESVGDPVTGLKGPEIVRAIGRGFAPEDAMELLEDDVMLFDLIDIDAAARNKKDLQRKKGRLIGEGGRTRQIMEELSGANVVIYGSTMGVIGRPEQVSMVREAAEMLLEGAPHGAAYSFLERKHNEQKRDDLSYHRFPGGESA comes from the coding sequence ATGAACCACGTGAAGATTCCGCAGGACCGCGTCGGCGCGCTCATCGGCGCCGGCGGCGAGACGCTCCGCGAGATCGAGGAGCGCGCGGAGGTCCGCCTCGACGTCGACTCGGAGAACGGGGCGGTGCAGGTCGAGAGCGTCGGCGACCCCGTGACGGGGCTGAAGGGGCCGGAGATCGTCCGGGCGATCGGGCGCGGGTTCGCGCCCGAGGACGCGATGGAACTCCTCGAGGACGACGTGATGCTGTTCGACCTGATCGACATCGACGCCGCCGCCCGCAACAAGAAGGACCTCCAGCGAAAGAAGGGGCGCCTGATCGGCGAGGGCGGGCGCACCCGCCAGATCATGGAGGAACTCTCGGGGGCGAACGTCGTGATCTACGGCTCGACGATGGGCGTCATCGGCCGGCCCGAGCAGGTCTCGATGGTCCGCGAGGCGGCGGAGATGCTCTTAGAAGGTGCGCCACACGGTGCGGCCTACTCCTTCCTGGAGCGCAAACACAACGAGCAGAAGCGCGACGACCTGAGCTACCACCGCTTCCCCGGCGGGGAGTCGGCGTAG